From the Saccharobesus litoralis genome, one window contains:
- the rplT gene encoding 50S ribosomal protein L20, with amino-acid sequence MPRVKRGVVARAAHKKVLKQAKGYYGARSRVYRVAFQAVTKAGQYAYRDRRQRKRQFRQLWIARINAAARQNGLSYSRFINGLKKASVEIDRKILADIAVFDKATFTALVEKAKSAL; translated from the coding sequence ATGCCTAGAGTAAAACGTGGTGTAGTTGCTCGCGCAGCACACAAAAAAGTATTAAAGCAAGCTAAAGGTTATTACGGTGCGCGTAGTCGTGTTTATCGTGTTGCTTTTCAAGCAGTAACTAAAGCTGGTCAATATGCTTACCGTGACCGTCGTCAGCGTAAACGTCAATTCCGTCAATTATGGATTGCTCGTATCAACGCTGCAGCTCGTCAAAACGGTTTATCTTACAGCCGTTTCATCAATGGCTTGAAAAAAGCTTCTGTTGAAATCGATCGTAAGATCCTTGCAGATATTGCTGTTTTCGATAAAGCGACTTTCACTGCATTAGTAGAGAAAGCTAAATCAGCACTATAA
- a CDS encoding TetR/AcrR family transcriptional regulator, translating into MSRHATKERILAAAEQLFAEQGFDNTSLREITNKAEVNLAAVNYHFGSKKTLIQAVLDQYFSQFVPKVCQSLTALMQASRQVSVDCLFHAFIEPLLSLNNLKKNGTERFMSLVGHGYSESQGHLRRFFHENYGQLLPILIESVQTALPSVSKPTIFWRLHYTLGSVVFTMTSKSALAEIAEVDFQQQVSTEQLIKQLIPFLAAGMSAPDSQSNLQVNV; encoded by the coding sequence GTGAGTCGTCATGCTACTAAAGAACGAATTTTAGCAGCTGCTGAGCAGTTATTTGCAGAGCAAGGGTTCGACAATACATCATTACGAGAAATCACCAATAAAGCTGAAGTGAACTTAGCTGCTGTTAATTATCACTTTGGATCTAAAAAAACCTTGATCCAAGCGGTATTGGATCAATATTTCAGTCAGTTTGTACCCAAAGTCTGCCAAAGTTTAACCGCATTAATGCAGGCATCGCGTCAGGTGTCTGTTGATTGTTTATTTCACGCTTTCATTGAACCCTTATTAAGCCTGAATAATCTGAAAAAAAATGGTACTGAACGATTTATGTCGCTGGTTGGTCACGGTTATAGCGAGTCTCAAGGTCATTTAAGACGTTTTTTTCATGAAAACTACGGTCAGTTATTACCTATTTTAATTGAGTCAGTGCAAACCGCTTTGCCGTCTGTAAGCAAGCCAACCATATTTTGGCGTTTGCATTACACGCTGGGGTCAGTGGTTTTTACTATGACGTCTAAGTCTGCTTTGGCTGAAATTGCCGAGGTCGATTTTCAACAGCAAGTTTCAACTGAACAATTGATAAAACAACTCATCCCTTTTTTAGCGGCGGGTATGTCCGCTCCTGACAGCCAATCTAACTTACAGGTGAATGTATGA